Below is a genomic region from Streptomyces sp. RPA4-2.
CGCTCACCCCGTGCCTCTTCAACTCCCCCGACGGGAACAGGGGGCGGGTGCGGGTGCCAAGCGGCCCGGCGCAGGATTCGGCGGGACTCCGGGGCGGGATTCAGCGGGCCGGGACTCGGGGCGGGACTCGGGGGCGGGATTCAGCGGGGCGGGGTGAGGACGGAGCGGACGCCGCGGGCGAGGGCGGACGCGCTGGCGGCGGCGTCGCCGATACCGGTCATGACCACGGCCGGAGCGGGGTACGGCGGCATACGGCAGGTGCTGGGCGAGTTCGTAGGCCGCCCGCCCGCCGGGACCGCACCCGCACAGCACCAGCCGCTCTACCCGGCCCCCGGGCCTGGTGCAGCACGGCCTGCGGCGCGCCGGGCGCACCCTCGGCGTGCACGGCCACGATCCGCTCCGGGCCCCGGTGGCCGCGGACGAACAGGTCGTAACTGCCCCCGGGCACACCGGGGACGACGACCAGGCAGATCACGTCCGCGTGGGGGTGTCCGGGCCGCAGCACGCTCAGCGCGGGACGCGGCGGGGGCGGGGCGGGGCGGGCCATGCGCGGGACCGCGGCCCTCGCCAGCACGTCCAGCAGCTGCCCGGCGGTGGCCGCGGCATCCCGGTATCCGGGCAGCGCGCGCAGCAGGCGCACGCACTGGGCGTGCAGGGCGGCGGCGTCCTCGTCGGCCAGGCGGGCCCGGTCGTGGACGGCGCTGAGGGCCAGACCGCCCTCGGTGTCGTGGCGGGCGGTGAGGGTCAGGGGCCGGCCGCCGGCGCCGGCCGCGGTGCGCGGGCTCTGCACGTCGATGCCCTGGGCGGCGAGTTCACCGCGCAGCGCCTGCGGCAGCAAGAACGGGCCCTCGAACCGCACCAGGGTGTCGGCGCAGGGGTCGGTGAACGTGTCGGTGAACAGACCGGACCGGGACGCGGACGGGGAGGGGGCCCCGCCGCTCCACGCGCGGATCGACTCGGCGCCGGCCCACGGATAGGCGGCCAGGTCCAGGAGCGTGTCACGGACCTGGTGCAGCAGACCGGTGAGGGACGCGTCGGGGTCGACGGTCACGGTCATCGGCAGCGGACCGTCCAGCGGGCCGGGGATACCCGCGGCGCCCGGCAGCGCGATGTCCCGGCCGGACAGCTGCACCCCGAAACTCACCGGCAGCGGGCCCCGCGCGTCCGCCGCCCGGTACAGCAGCAGCGCCCACACCAGGTGCAGGGCGCTGCTCTCCGCCACGCCGCGCAGTGCCGCCCAGGAACGCAGCCGGAAGGTCTGGGCCGCCCGCAGCCGGGTGTGCAGGAGTCCGGGCCCGTGCTGCCCGGTCTTCCCGCCCGGCCGGCCCGGACGGGTCGCGGCGTGCCGCGGCGGCGCGGCCCGCGCCCAGAACTGCCGTGCGGCATCGGTGTTCTGGCCGGCCAGCCAGCGGGCGTGATCACGCAGGTCGGGACGGCGTTCCCCGCCGGGCAGCACACCGCCCGCGGCATAGGCGCGGTAGAACTCCCGCAGCAGCAGGTGCACACCCCGCTCGTCCAGCAGCGCCGGATGGTAGGTCAGCAGCACCCGCGGGGGCGGGGCCGGCGCGGTGGCCGAGGACGCCCCCCGCAAAAGAGTCAGGCGCAGCAGGCCCGGCCGGTGCAGTGCGAAACCCCGCGCCCGGTCGCGGCGCAGCAACTGCGCCCAGGTGACGGCGGTACGGGAGTGGACGGCGATGTCGGCATCGGCGCGGGCGTGCAGCACCAGACGGGGCGAGGCGACCCAGTCGAAACAGGCCCGCAGCACCGACTCCCGGTCGACGACCGACTGCCAGGCCGCCGCGAACCGGGCCACGTCCAGCGGCCCGGACCAGTCCCAGTACAGCTGCTCCAGATGACCGCCCCCGCCACCCGCACCACCCGTCCCGCCCCCGCCACCAGCACCACCCGCGCCGTCCGCGCTGTCCGCGCCGCCGGTGCCGTCCATACCGCCGGTGCTGTCCATACCGCCGGTGCCGTCCGCGCCGCCGGTGCTGTCCGTGTGGTCGTCGGGGTCGCCGGCGGGGGCGAGGGCCGCGGTCAGCAGGGTCTGCTGGTGTCCGGTGACCGGGAGGACCTCACCGCCCGGCGGGGGCGGGGCCAGCACGTCGGCCAGCAGTTCCGCGGGCAGCGGGACGCCGTCCGGCGCGGCGGCGGGCGGGGTCAGGCGCAGGATGTGACGGCCGGGCCGGTGACTGTCCAGCGCGACGTCGAAGGCACGGTGGCGCTGCGCGAGACGGGCGGCGACGGTCTCGGCGTCCGCCGGACCCAGCGGGCCGCACAGTTCCAGCACGAGCGGTCCCCCCGGCGCGGGCGTACCCGGCTCGTGGACCACGGCAAGAACGGCGCCCCGCGGCGCGTACCGGCTGCTCATCCGCCCTCCCGGGAACCAGGGACCACACCCGCGGCACACCAGCGGACCGGCTCCCCGCTCCCCCTACCGCACCGGCCGGACCACCCCAGCCCGCCCAGCACACCCGACACACCCGGCAGAACCGCCTGGGCGGGCTGGGCGGGCTGGACGGGCTGGGCGGGCTGAAGGGATCGTGGGGACACCCGGGGTCGTGGTGCCCGGCCCGCGTCCGGCCGGGCGGCGGCGAAAGCTGCCGCCTGGCCTGCCGCCGGCAGAAGACCGCGCGGGGGCGGGCGGGGCGGTGTGCGGTGGGGTGGCTGCACGGTGGTTCACGACGCCCGCCTCTCGTCATGTCGGCTGTGCGCCGGAGCTGCCCGGCAGCGGCCAGCCTAGCGTCGCCGCAGGTGGGAGGCCTGTTTCCTCGAGCGGGTGTGGAGCGGGCCGCGAAGCGGTCTCGACCGGGAGCAGCGGCCGGTGGGCGGCGCTGACCAGATAGCGGTCGTGGACGAGGTGGGTGGCGAGAGTCCACCGCGGCGCGCCGGCCGGCTCGTCGGCCAGGACCGTACGGCCCTGCTCGTCCCGGCTGA
It encodes:
- a CDS encoding condensation domain-containing protein, which gives rise to MSSRYAPRGAVLAVVHEPGTPAPGGPLVLELCGPLGPADAETVAARLAQRHRAFDVALDSHRPGRHILRLTPPAAAPDGVPLPAELLADVLAPPPPGGEVLPVTGHQQTLLTAALAPAGDPDDHTDSTGGADGTGGMDSTGGMDGTGGADSADGAGGAGGGGGTGGAGGGGGHLEQLYWDWSGPLDVARFAAAWQSVVDRESVLRACFDWVASPRLVLHARADADIAVHSRTAVTWAQLLRRDRARGFALHRPGLLRLTLLRGASSATAPAPPPRVLLTYHPALLDERGVHLLLREFYRAYAAGGVLPGGERRPDLRDHARWLAGQNTDAARQFWARAAPPRHAATRPGRPGGKTGQHGPGLLHTRLRAAQTFRLRSWAALRGVAESSALHLVWALLLYRAADARGPLPVSFGVQLSGRDIALPGAAGIPGPLDGPLPMTVTVDPDASLTGLLHQVRDTLLDLAAYPWAGAESIRAWSGGAPSPSASRSGLFTDTFTDPCADTLVRFEGPFLLPQALRGELAAQGIDVQSPRTAAGAGGRPLTLTARHDTEGGLALSAVHDRARLADEDAAALHAQCVRLLRALPGYRDAAATAGQLLDVLARAAVPRMARPAPPPPRPALSVLRPGHPHADVICLVVVPGVPGGSYDLFVRGHRGPERIVAVHAEGAPGAPQAVLHQARGPGRAAGAVRVRSRRAGGLRTRPAPAVCRRTPLRPWS